One window from the genome of Salvia splendens isolate huo1 chromosome 9, SspV2, whole genome shotgun sequence encodes:
- the LOC121748324 gene encoding DEAD-box ATP-dependent RNA helicase 37-like, with translation MPATWSESAEKAPTGGGVGVTFHASRSTYVPPHLRNRPPSASTDPAPSAAVSYAGTLAGNESQGQGGAAVGGFQSYGPRNDRGGGGGLSRSGGGGGGSAWNNRNGGWDRGREREANPFQDDGVPEPEFAVQENSGINFDAYEDIPVETSGKDVPPPVNTFAEIDLGDTLNMNIKRCKYVKPTPVQRHAIPISLTGRDLMACAQTGSGKTAAFCFPIISGIMKSGQSAQRQPRMPRMAFPLALILSPTRELSMQIHEEAKKFSYQTGVKAVVAYGGAPINQQLRELERGVDILVATPGRLVDLLERARVSLQNIRYLALDEADRMLDMGFEPQIRRIVQQMDMPPPGVRQTLLFSATFPKEIQRLAADFLSNYIFLAVGRVGSSTELILQRIEYVLETDKRSHLMDLLHAQRANGVQAKQALTLVFVETKKGADSLEHWLCINGFPATSIHGDRTQQEREYALRSFKSGKTPILVATDVAARGLDIPHVAHVVNFDLPNDIDDYVHRIGRTGRAGKTGLATAFFNDGNASLAKPLADLMQEANQEVPAWLARFAARSSFGGGRNRRGQGGGGRFGGRDFRKDSSYNRGGMDMYGGGSNMNNGYNHSGGYGGGFGSAVTSAWD, from the exons ATGCCTGCTACATGGTCTGAATCTGCCGAGAAGGCTCCCACCGGTGGTGGTGTAGGGGTTACTTTTCATGCTTCTAGAAGTACTTATGTTCCTCCGCATCTTAGAAATAGGCCTCCTTCAGCCTCAACAGATCCTGCTCCCTCAGCTGCAGTTTCCTATGCTGGGACTTTGGCGGGAAATGAATCCCAGGGACAAGGTGGTGCAGCTGTAGGTGGATTTCAGTCGTATGGTCCTAGAAATGATagaggtggaggtggtggtcTCAGTCGCAgtggtgggggtggaggtggtagTGCTTGGAACAATagaaatggtggttgggatcGTGGGAGGGAAAGAGAGGCTAATCCTTTTCAAGATGATGGAGTTCCAGAACCAGAATTTGCAGTACAGGAAAATTCAGGGATCAATTTTGATGCTTATGAGGATATTCCGGTGGAGACTAGTGGGAAAGATGTCCCACCTCCTGTGAATACATTTGCCGAGATTGATTTGGGTGATACTTTAAATATGAATATTAAGAGGTGCAAGTATGTGAAACCTACACCTGTGCAGCGGCACGCCATACCAATATCACTCACTGGACGGGATTTGATGGCTTGCGCTCAAACTGGTTCAGGAAAGACTGCAGCATTCTGTTTCCCAATAATTAGTGGAATCATGAAAAGTGGCCAATCTGCTCAAAGACAGCCACGTATGCCGCGTATGGCGTTTCCGCTTGCTCTCATTCTTTCTCCAACAAGGGAGCTTTCCATGCAG ATTCATGAAGAAGCTAagaaattttcatatcaaactGGCGTTAAGGCTGTTGTTGCCTATGGTGGTGCACCTATCAATCAACAG CTTCGAGAACTTGAAAGAGGTGTGGACATACTTGTTGCAACACCTGGACGTTTAGTTGATTTGTTGGAAAGGGCTAGAGTTTCGTTACAAAACATTAGGTACTTAGCCCTTGACGAAGCAGATAGAATGTTGGACATGGGTTTTGAACCTCAAATAAGGAGAATTGTGCAACAAATGGACATGCCTCCACCTGGTGTAAGACAGACATTGCTATTTAGCGCCACATTTCCTAAGGAGATCCAG AGACTAGCTGCAGATTTTCTTTCAAATTACATATTTCTGGCTGTTGGAAGAGTTGGTTCTAGCACTGAATTGATCCTCCAAAGAATTGAATATGTGCTTGAGACTGACAAAAGAAGTCACCTGATGGACCTTCTCCATGCACAAAGAGCAAATGGCGTTCAGGCCAAG CAAGCACTGACATTGGTTTTTGTTGAGACAAAGAAGGGAGCTGATTCGCTTGAACACTGGCTTTGCATTAATGGCTTTCCTGCCACTTCCATTCATGGTGACCGAACACAACAG GAGCGAGAATATGCTTTAAGATCATTCAAAAGTGGCAAAACTCCAATTCTGGTTGCAACTGATGTGGCAGCACGTGGCCTTGACATCCCTCATGTTGCACATGTCGTCAACTTCGATCTTCCTAATGACATTGATGACTATGTCCACCGTATTGGACGCACCGGGCGTGCTGGTAAAACAGGACTGGCCACTGCTTTTTTCAACGATGGCAATGCCTCATTGGCAAAACCATTGGCTGATTTGATGCAAGAAGCAAATCAAGAGGTTCCTGCTTGGCTGGCACGCTTTGCTGCTCGGTCTAGCTTTGGAGGTGGTAGGAACCGCCGAGGGCAAGGTGGCGGAGGAAGATTTGGCGGGCGTGATTTCCGCAAAGATTCCTCCTACAATAGAGGTGGGATGGACATGTATGGTGGCGGCAGCAACATGAACAATGGTTACAACCATTCTGGCGGATATGGTGGAGGCTTTGGCTCTGCTGTGACAAGCGCCTGGGACTAA
- the LOC121746591 gene encoding metal tolerance protein 4-like, producing the protein MEPETKTGVSDTKSPLLEAWRHGGSGRSGRLSRRNSVNSLRNDFISRLPDNVQSAVDPESPSSYFDVSRAQGLSQGQKDYYERQFATLKSFEDVDSVVLSEEIDEEDLQEQAQHERAMMISNYANILLLAFKIFATIKSGSLAIAASTLDSLLDLMAGGILWFSHLAMKNVNIYKYPIGKLRVQPVGIIIFAAVMATLGFQVFVQAVEQLVEANPSEKMTTDQLVWLYSIMLSATAVKLALWFYCRSSGNKIVRAYAEDHYFDVVTNVVGLVSAVLGDMFVWWIDPAGALALAIYTITNWSGTVLENAVSLVGQSAPPDVLQKLTYLVIRHPQVKRVDTVRAYTFGVLYFVEVDIELPGDLPLKEAHAIGETLQMKLEKLVEVERAFVHLDYECEHKPEHSVLSRLPNSDP; encoded by the exons ATGGAGCCAGAAACCAAAACAGGCGTTAGCGACACCAAATCGCCGCTTCTGGAAGCGTGGAGGCACGGCGGCAGCGGGCGGAGCGGCCGTCTAAGTCGCCGGAACTCTGTGAACTCGCTCCGCAACGATTTCATTTCCAGATTACCCGATAATGTCCAATCAGCAGTTGACCCTGAGTCTCCCTCCTCTTATTTTGATGTCTCCCGAGCTCAGGGTTTGAGCCAAG GACAGAAGGATTACTATGAAAGACAGTTTGCTACATTGAAATCATTCGAGGATGTCGATTCCGTGGTGTTATCAGAAGAAATAGATGAAGAAGATCTACAAGAACAAGCACAGCATGAGAGAGCTATGATGATCTCCAATTATGCTAATATTTTGCTGCTGGCCTTCAAG ATTTTCGCCACTATAAAGAGTGGATCGCTAGCCATTGCTGCTTCGACCTTGGACTCCTTACTAGATCTCATGGCTGGGGGGATACTTTGGTTTTCCCACCTTGCAATGAAAAATGTCAACATTTACAAGTACCCTATTGGAAAGCTGAGGGTCCAACCGGTCGGGATTATCATCTTCGCTGCTGTGATGGCTACTCTTG GCTTTCAGGTTTTTGTTCAGGCTGTAGAACAACTTGTCGAAGCAAATCCTTCTGAGAAAATGACCACAGACCAGTTGGTCTGGTTGTACTCAATCATGTTATCTGCTACTGCAGTAAAACTCGCTCTCTGGTTTTACTGCAGAAGCTCGGGCAACAAAATTGTGCGCGCTTATGCAGAG GACCATTATTTCGACGTGGTAACAAATGTAGTAGGATTGGTATCAGCTGTCCTCGGTGATATGTTCGTTTGGTGGATTGATCCAGCCGGTGCACTTGCACTTGCAATCTACACAATCACTAACTGGTCTGGAACTGTACTTGAGAATGCAG TGTCGCTGGTAGGCCAATCAGCGCCACCCGATGTTCTGCAGAAGCTGACTTATCTTGTGATAAGGCACCCTCAGGTTAAGCGTGTTGACACGGTCCGTGCCTACACATTTGGAGTTCTGTATTTTGTTGAG GTCGATATCGAGCTCCCTGGAGATCTGCCCCTCAAAGAAGCTCACGCCATCGGAGAAACTCTGCAGATGAAGCTCGAGAAACTTGTTGAAGTCGAAAGGGCGTTCGTTCATCTTGATTATGAATGTGAGCACAAGCCAGAGCACTCTGTTCTCAGCCGGCTTCCCAACAGTGACCCTTGA
- the LOC121749556 gene encoding cytochrome b5-like, translating into MSKVLSLAEVSEHTTNKDCWLLIGGKVYDVTKFLDDHPGGDEVLLQSTGKDATDDFEDVGHSSTARAMLDEYYVGDIDSSTIPSKASTTYAPPKQAQLNQDKSSGFLIKLLQILVPLLILGVAVGVRFYTKSST; encoded by the exons ATGTCTAAGGTTTTATCTTTAGCTGAGGTTTCTGAGCACACCACCAACAAGGACTGCTGGCTCCTGATTGGGGGAAAG GTTTATGATGTGACGAAATTCTTGGATGATCATCCAGGAGGCGATGAAGTTTTGTTGCAGTCGACAG GGAAGGATGCAACTGATGATTTTGAGGATGTCGGGCACAGCTCAACCGCAAGGGCCATGTTGGATGAGTACTATGTGGGCGACATTGATTCATCGACCATTCCCAGCAAGGCCTCTACCACATACGCGCCTCCCAAGCAGGCACAGTTGAATCAGGACAAATCGTCTGGTTTTCTCATCAAGCTCCTCCAGATCTTGGTTCCCCTCCTTATATTGGGTGTGGCTGTCGGTGTTCGTTTCTATACCAAATCGTCGACCTAA